In Bufo gargarizans isolate SCDJY-AF-19 chromosome 6, ASM1485885v1, whole genome shotgun sequence, a single genomic region encodes these proteins:
- the DNAJC12 gene encoding dnaJ homolog subfamily C member 12 codes for MESILNSTEEAMGEDYYTLLGCDELSTVEQIIAEYKVRALECHPDKHPSNQKAVEEFQKLQQAKETLTNEESRAHYDYWRRSKLMIPFAQWDALNDSIKMSMHWAVNNKKEAMLEAPDKSSSETHDDISFNSEEKKKQISEGNEDHTLKKTPEHIDKLSPKSPEGGPDAAYTLLRFRWSAEAPSDLLRKFRNYEI; via the exons ATGGAGTCTATTCTGAACAGCACCGAGGAGGCTATGGGGGAGGATTATTACACTCTGCTGGGCTGTGATGAGCTCTCCACG GTTGAACAAATTATCGCAGAATATAAAGTCAGAGCCCTTGAGTGCCATCCCGACAAACATCCCAGCAATCAAAAAGCAG TGGAAGAGTTTCAGAAACTTCAACAGGCCAAAGAGACCCTAACCAACGAGGAGAGTCGCGCACATTATGACTATTGGAGACGGAGTAAACTGATGATTCCATTTGCACAATGGGATGCTTTGAACGATTCAATAAAAATG TCAATGCACTGGGCTGTAAACAACAAGAAGGAAGCAATGCTGGAAGCACCAGATAAATCTTCAAGTGAAACACATGATGACATTTCATTTAactcagaagaaaagaaaaagcagATCAGTGAAGGAAACGAGGATCACACGTTGAAGAAAACGCCAGAACATATTGATAAGCTGTCACCTAAAAGTCCTGAAG GAGGTCCTGACGCGGCTTACACTCTCCTGCGATTCCGCTGGTCAGCCGAGGCTCCCTCAGACCTCCTGCGAAAATTCAGAAATTATGAAATCTAG